Below is a genomic region from Bradyrhizobium sp. 1(2017).
GGGCGACAGGTTCATGACGGTCGTGATGGCTTCAATGCCGGGCAGGCGCGCCGGGCCGAACGCCAGCAGCGCTTCGCCCGGTGCCACCTCGTGCGCATCGAGCCGCACGCTCGCGCGTGGCGCATAATGCGAGGCCAGCATGCCCGGTGCCAGCGGCTGGCTGTCGTCGCTCCCGGCCTCCGCGGGGGGCCGCTCGAGGGGGGCGCCGAGCACCGTCTCGATTCGATCGCGCGAGAGACCACCGGGGCGGAGCAGCATGGAGGTCTCGAAGCAGCCGACAATCGTCGATTCGACGCCGACCTCGACCGGCCCGCCGTCGATGATCAGGTTGATGCGCCCGGCAAGGTCGCTTTCGACATGGGCCGCCAGCGTCGGCGAGACATGGCCGGAGATGTTGGCCGACGGTGCCACCACCGCCCCGCCAAAGACGCGCAGGATCGCCTGCGCGACCGGGTGGGCGGGAATGCGGATCGCGACCGTGTCGAGGCCGGCGGTGGCAAGATCCGCCACCGGGCAATCGTCCGTCTTCGGCAGCACCAGCGTGAGCGGCCCCGGCCAGAACGCCTTCGCAAGCGCCTGGGCGCGCGCATCGAACCGCGCGATTCGCCGCGCGGCGGAGAGGTCCGCGACATGGGCGATCAGCGGATTGAACGCCGGCCGCCCCTTGGCGGCGTAGAGATGGGCGATCGCGGTGGCATTGGCGGCGTCCGCCCCGAGCCCATAGACCGTCTCGGTCGGAAACGCGACCAGCCCGCCGGCCGCGAGCGCCCGGGCCGCGGCGGTGGCGGCAGCCTCGCCGGCCGGTAAAATCAGCGTTTCAAGACCTGTTTTCACAGGGATAAAATTCCTCAACTCGGCCGCTTGCGGTGCGCCAAACCCGACGCTATAAGCCGCCTTCTTGTCGGAGTGTGGCTCAGCCCGGTAGAGCACTGCGTTCGGGACGCAGGGGTCGCAGGTTCGAATCCTGCCACTCCGACCATTCTTCCAAAATCGACGTCTTCCTAAAGGCTTGGCGGGCCGGCCGCCGGCGCCTTGGCGCCGCCTTTCTGCAACGATTTTCGGGGCGGGTCCACGGTGGATTTGGTCCGGGCAGGGACGTCTGTGCGCGTGGCATGGCTCGCGCCAACCGATCCGTTCTTGCCAGCCTTGCCGGTTGTGATCGACGCCTGTGCAGGCCGCGCGCGATTGCGCAGGTTGGCGCATCTGCCTCGCCCGCCCTCTGGCACTCCGTTTGCTCAGTCAGGACCAAAGGCAGCCCCTAGCGGAGGGACTGTTTCAGGTTGAGGCAGACAAATGAAAGAAGTGTCCCGTTTCGGCTCCGATGGAGAGCTCCGGCTCAGCGCCCTGATTGCGGATCTGTGGTGGCGCGTTCAGCTGATGAATTCCGACATCCTCGAGGAAGAGGCCAAGGCCGGGGTGTTCGACAGGCGGGACCCGTCCTACCCTTTGCTCGCGACAAACCTTCGGGTGCGACGTGAGAACCTGGTCTCGACGATCAACGCGCTGGAGCAACGCGCGAAGCTGGCCCGCGCCGCTTGAAACGCGGCTTTACCGCCGCGCCACCAGCACGCCGACCAGGAACGCCACCATCAGCGATGGCAGCGGCGCCTCGCGCACCATGCCGCGGACGATGTCCGGCCAGTGCTGGTCCGGGACGAGTCCTGGTGACCTGACGTCGGCGAGCGGCGCCATGCCCCATTCCGAGGCAAGGCCGGTGATCTCGCGCGCGGCAAGGCGCGAGCCGTCGCGGACGCGGAAGATGGTGGCGTCGGATCGCTCGTGCGGCGCGAGCGCCATCAGCGTGGCGATCGCGGTGCGCAACGTCATCTCGCCATAGCCTTGCAGCCTCACCGATTCCTCGGGGTCGGACGTCATGCGCGATCCTCACAGCACGATGGCGCGCGATGGCGAATGCCGCCGCCGTCGCTCCATGTTCAGCATGGAAATGGTGGTGTGCGACGTTGGTTCCCTGCGGGATCAGCGAATCGCGAAAGTCCCGGTTACTTCCGCAACAGCTCGCTCAGGGCTGCCGTCGCCTC
It encodes:
- a CDS encoding L-threonylcarbamoyladenylate synthase, whose protein sequence is MKTGLETLILPAGEAAATAAARALAAGGLVAFPTETVYGLGADAANATAIAHLYAAKGRPAFNPLIAHVADLSAARRIARFDARAQALAKAFWPGPLTLVLPKTDDCPVADLATAGLDTVAIRIPAHPVAQAILRVFGGAVVAPSANISGHVSPTLAAHVESDLAGRINLIIDGGPVEVGVESTIVGCFETSMLLRPGGLSRDRIETVLGAPLERPPAEAGSDDSQPLAPGMLASHYAPRASVRLDAHEVAPGEALLAFGPARLPGIEAITTVMNLSPAGDLDEAAANLFGYLRALDARAPRAIAVMTIPDEGLGEAINDRLRRAAVAR